The Methanosphaera sp. DNA window ACAACTATATGACATAAACATAGAAAAAGAAATAAAAAAAGCAGTACTATTAATTTTAGGATTATTCCTCATATCCTATGCAATAGCACTATCAATACGATGTAATCTTGGAACAACAGCAATATCCACAATACCGTATGAACTATCATTTATAGTACCAATCTCAGTTGGAAGCCTAACAATAATCTTCCAAACATCACTACTAATAATGCAAAGATTACTTCTAAAATCATCATTTCCAAAAGTACAATACCTACAATTTGTAGTAGCACTAATATTTGGAAACTTTATAAACTTTTCACTAACACTAACAGCAGCCGACATACCACACACACCACTCCAGAAATGGATACTATGCATTATATCATGCTTTATAATGGCATTAGGACTACTAGTTGAAATCAACTCAAAATCCATCATACTACCTGCTGACGGCCTAATAATAGCATTAAGCCATATAAAAGATAAAGAATTTGGAAAAATAAAAACAAAATTTGATGTAATATGTGTACTAATTGCAGCAAGCCTATCAATAATATGTTTTGGAAGTCTGAAATCAGTAGGACTTGGAACCATCTTTGCTGCAGTAGTAGTGGGATATATTATGAGATTCTATAGAAAAATCATAAAAACATCACTAAACTACATAAACAAACACGACCATGAAATACACATACAACACCACAAACACCACATAAAAATAGGAGGAAATAATGAATAAATAAATCTTAAACCCACAAAATAATCTTAAAAACTATCAATAAAAACCCCTCACCACCAATCACTGTTTTTTCTTCTTTTTATTCTTTTTTAAATATTATGAAAGACAAATATAATAATTGATGATCAAATGATAAACGATAATACAAAACAAATAATAAAAAACTATACAACCCTACTTATAGGATTATTTATAATGGCATTTGGTGTTAGTTTATCTGTAAGATGTGATCTTGGAACAACACCTATATCATCAATACCATATGTATTGTCATTTCAATACCCACTATCACTAGGAACAATAACAATAATATTTAATGTCCTACTGATACTTATTCAGATTCTGATTTTAAGGTCAAAATTTCCAAGAATACAAAT harbors:
- a CDS encoding DUF6198 family protein: MKNIIDENINKQLYDINIEKEIKKAVLLILGLFLISYAIALSIRCNLGTTAISTIPYELSFIVPISVGSLTIIFQTSLLIMQRLLLKSSFPKVQYLQFVVALIFGNFINFSLTLTAADIPHTPLQKWILCIISCFIMALGLLVEINSKSIILPADGLIIALSHIKDKEFGKIKTKFDVICVLIAASLSIICFGSLKSVGLGTIFAAVVVGYIMRFYRKIIKTSLNYINKHDHEIHIQHHKHHIKIGGNNE